A genomic region of Arachis stenosperma cultivar V10309 chromosome 9, arast.V10309.gnm1.PFL2, whole genome shotgun sequence contains the following coding sequences:
- the LOC130949748 gene encoding uncharacterized protein LOC130949748, whose translation MTKKRSWKNNKIVILTEECSAIIQHKLPQKLKDLGSFQISCIIGEITVEKALCDLGASINLMSLVMMRKMRIEEAKPTRMALQLADRSFKFPHRIVEDLLVKVGDFIFPANFVVLDMEEGAKTFIILRRPFLATVEAIIDVQKGELVLRLHEEKMIFNVFKAMSYP comes from the coding sequence atgaccaagaagagaagctggaagAACAATAAGATTGTGATACTCACcgaagaatgcagtgccatcatCCAGCATAAATTGCCCCAGAAATTGAAGGATCTTGGGAGCTTCCAAATCTCTTGTATCATAGGGGAAATCACAGTAGAGAAGGCTTtatgtgatctaggagctagcataaatctGATGTCCCTAGTAATGATGCGGAAAATGAGgattgaggaagccaaaccaacaagaatggccctGCAACTAGCAGATAGATCATTCAAGTTTCCCCACAGAATAGTAGAAGACTTgttggtgaaggtgggagaCTTCATCTTTCCAGCAAACTTCGTAGTATTAGACATGGAGGAAGGAGCTAAGACTTTCATCATTCTGAGAAGACCATTTTTAGCCACTGTGGAAGCcattattgatgtacaaaagggtgAACTTGTCCTTAGATTACATGAGGAGAAAATGATATTCAATGTGTTCAAGGCTATGAGTTACCCATAA